One Gadus chalcogrammus isolate NIFS_2021 chromosome 7, NIFS_Gcha_1.0, whole genome shotgun sequence genomic window, GAGAAGGTCGTTTTGGACAGTGGATCAATAAGTGTTTGGTGCAGTTTGTTTGACTTTCATACGACTCTACCTTACATTTAAAACACACTTGAGAACTGAATTACGATATTTAACCAGACTATCCGGTTGCACCATCATATGCACTGTATTGTAAACATATCAAAGCAAATAAAGCCTATTTTGTTGGAGGACCATTCAGTAAAAGCAAAGGCTTTATATGGTATAatactatttttatttgtgtaagCCTCATCAGAAAACACATTTCTATACACCCTGGTAACGGGTTTAAGTTGAGTTGATTAGGTATACCTAGGTACCCAGTGCAAGCTCAAAGGCTAGATCATTCTTGATTTGCTGTGCCATAATGGTTTTTGCTGTGGGACTGAACATTCTCCGGCTGTATCAATGAGCTACATTGTAAATTAACCCCTGACTAAGGTGCCTTCTTAACCTACTGTGCAGGTATACAATACATTTAGCTGCAATTTTAGCCCCCAATCCTATTGGTTTATAATATTAGAAATGCAAATAGTTATGTAAATATTTTATTCAGATGATGGCTTAATATCATAGTAATTCGTCAAGTCATGATACTATGATGAAATAGGcaaatgtttgtgttgtgctGGCTGCTCTAAGGCCTGCCCCTATGTTTGATTCTGAAATCGCTGACGCGGGGAAGGACTGAGGATTGCCATACTCGAAACCAAAGGGATGCAATATTATTCCATTGATGTATTAACAGCATGAACAAGTATTTGAGATATGATGCACATACTGTAACCTCTATGCCTTTTGAAAAGCTTTGCAAATACCACAGGTAGTAAATGGCAGGTTTGGACAAATGTTGTGGAATGTACCTACCTAATGTGTGCCTTATACTATATGTttgtggggagtgtgtgtgcttttttctTAAGGTAGCCTGTTTTACATACTTGTGATGGGTTTGAAAGGGTTTGCATTTTCCAAGTCGCTTGTAGGAGAATATTTTTTCTATATTGCCTGTTCTAGTAGGTGTGTGAACTTAGATCAATTGGTATTGCAAAAGGACGTGAGTCACACTTTGAAGAATACTCATGGTCTCGAGTTCCCCTTTGCCAGCTTCTCTAACATCCTCTTCTACATAATTTGTTTATCCACACAGAATTCAGTCCCTTTTTAACATTATGTGGTTCATGTTATTCTATTCTGCCCTCAAAGCATTTGGTCTGAAGCTTGACAGcagaaataaaacatttcattcaAATTATTAAACCCCCAAATTAACTTTGTTTAACTTCAAATCAATGTTATGGGCTTGTTTGGTCTAGTCTGACAAAGGTTGGAAACCAGGCCAACCGCAAAAATGAAAATCCATCatctaacaaataaataaaatcttttttattaatattatttggtCATAatattgcattaaaaaaatgcaaaccACCTTAACACAACAGTTCTTTATGTTAGTATAATTTCAAGTTTTTCTTAGACATTTGGTCATTTAGAAAAAGGTCCCTGGTTAGACCTCAACTGGACAATTTCAGGAAATAGAGTTTGGCTTATTCTAAGGTATTTCAGAAAAATCCCCATTGCAACACAATATCCTCTTGTGATATGGCAGACACAGGACAATGTGTGCCTTCTTATTTAATTGCACAGGAATGAACAGAACATTTGCACAAAAACCAACAATATTCAATCACAacaagtaataaaaaaaataaaacaggacATAAATTACAGCTTGATAAATATTCGAAATAAAGGACATTCACTGAAGACATCCCACAAGGTGAGGCCCGGGGAAAAGGAAATTGAGATTTGTTATGCATAGGGAAAATGCTAACATGAATAATATTTACTgcaatctctgtctgtctgtctgtcctagcATTGTTGCATGGAGTTTGTTACCCTTGTGGGGAAGTTACTAGCCTGATCAACGTTTTGTTTGAACCCGATCCTAAGACactaaaaataaacatgaaccTTAATCTGAAAATAGAATATGAATTTGATTACGATTACATTTAATGTTTTTAGGTAGATTAAGAATGTATCACTTTTGTTACAGGGATATTGAGATGATGACAAGCAGAATTCACAAAATGTAGCTtcttataacaataaaaaaaacatcaaaacgTTATGGCAGCCATGTTGCCACGAATAGACCAGTTCCTACCGTTCTAATTGTGTGTTCCAGAATGTCTCATCCCCTGACAGGaaatgagggagaggaggaagtggcTCCCTGCCTCGTCAAAGGAAACTCCAGAAGGAGGACTTCCTGGAACGCAGACTCTTAGGGGTAAACAGTAGCACTGCATATGCATCCACTTGCGTAGCTGGCTGCAAAGTAGGCTGAAACAGGAACTCATACACTGGTCTCAATTATGTACAAAGATAGAGTAAGCAATTAATTCTTTACGGGTGTCTGTGATATGAATGGAATTGGCTAtctttaaaataatattaaagaGATAATCCCATTAAATGCATAAACAGGGACCTCTGCTAAATGACAACGACAAAACAACCAAACTCAATTTACGATGTCAGTGTGTTGCAGAGTCTACACCGTTTACGTCATTCTATAAGCCCTGACCAACCAAGAAGTTAAGAGTTGGGACGTGTCTTCCTTAACTCGAAACTTGTGTTGTAATCGGCCAGAGTTCTGTGTCAGCACAGTCAATGGTAAATAAGCTGGTTTCACTTCCGCCGATTCAAAGCGACAAAGTTAAAAGCTAGTTGAATGGTTACTAAAAAGCAGCGCTGACTGCAGATTCCAGACACCATTGGGATTTGTCGGttggttgaataaaaaaataataagttaGGCATTGAGGAGATGATCTTTGACACTTTGGTGGAGAGATGTCCATAATAGCATATGGTAATAGGGGAGTTTACAGGTACAATTAACTTTGAAAACCAACAAAAAGCATGTGCTGTCCAGTTAGGATCTAagacacacactctgatatATAATTTGAATGAAATGCCAAGGAGGTCTTTGGAATCACCTGGTTTCTTATATCAAATATTTTTCTGTCTTAATGTACTACAATGCAAACGTATTATATTACTATCCTTTCCCCCCTCACCTAACTTGAGTTTGCACTCTATGTACCATTTTAAAACAGTAAATAGTGTTTATCTCTTAGGTCTTTCCCTGTGCTTGCCCCTCCTGACCCTCCTGCTTAGCATTAGACCCACCAAAAAACACAAAGCCCATACAGAATCAGTGGGGGTGAGACTGACCTGGTCCCTTTAGAAGGCCTCTTCGCAACAAGAATCTGAAACATCGGAAACCCAAGAACCACTTTCATCCTCCCACATTTCGGTGAGattaaaaatcaaaacaaaataataataaatgtatatgtatatatatatatctatatctgacTGTCCCTTCCTGTCCCGATCAGGTTGGGTCGGTGGCTCAGCCAGAGTTCGTTAGAGGGGTGTAGGGTGGCGTCGGGGCGGGGTTCTGACGGTACACGGCGTCTGCGGGGACGGCTCCGTGTGAGCGAGTCCGCCCGGGCCTCAGAGCAGAACGCAGGGCCTCTTGGCGACGGTGGGCTGGGGGTTGAGGAAGGCCCGCACGGCGTCCACGAACACCTCCTTGATGCCGTCCTGGTTCAGCGCCGAGCACTCCAGGTATCGCACGGCGTGGATCTGCTTGGCCAGCGCCGAGCCCTGCTGCTGGGTGACGGGCATCTGGTTCTGCTCCTTCAGCTTCCGCAGGGTCTCCGTGTCGTTCCGGAGATCGCTCTTGGTGCCCACTAGGAGAACCGGGACGCCAGGACAGTGGTGGgacacctggaggaggaggaggaggaggaggaggaggacacagtcacacacacacgtcatgccACTCTGGTGCATGGACACGAGTTGTGAAAGAAATGTGTCTTGACCTCCTGTAAAGCTATGGATACTTTTCTGTTAAATAAATATCGATGCATATTTTCATAAATATGTaggatttttatattttataataaagCTAAGAGTAAGCATTGCATGGCATTAATATTGGAGTGAGGGTTGGTGTTTAACCCTTACactattaaataatgtaaacaTTAATACCTTAATTAACATGAAGACCATtagtaaacaacaacatcattAGGAAAAGATCACTAGACTTAGTTCAGTTTAATGCTTATCGCCCATATTGTTTAATTATATCAACTATTTATAatctaatattaatattttgtaTAAATATAGCTCTGTATATTCTTATACGAGTTATTACTTCTTCAAATCGCGGTCCGCAACATTAGCACAAAACAATTCTCCAAATGTTTTGCGGAAACAGCGATTACTATACTTAAAGTTTAAAATGTACTATTTCACAAGAAATTGTTTTGAGTAGCTTCCTGAAAACAAAGCTTTTAGGCCTACGTAGAGAAATTGTCATTATTGTTTTCGTTAATATTAACACtattgcttttgaaattgagaTGAGCAATCACTGTGAGGAGATCAATAATTTTATGTAGAATATGGGGGTGTCTAAATATTGTCGGCGTTATGACAGTTAATAGATTTTGATAGTTTACATTTGATATGCAATTATAGAACATAAGTGGGAGTAAGTTAGAAGTTCAAAGTTctcattctttctttttcattCTACGCTTTACTTCATTTCCTCTTTTAGATTGAATTCCTCTTTTCACATGaatgtgcctttttttttcactttgtaATCTGATGGCATTGAAGCGAGATCATCAACTTCAAGTAGGAAGGCCTCTAAACTCTTTTCATGGCTTTCCAAGGGTGAGAGAACTCATACAACTCTACGTCAAAAGGAATAAAGCACATGGATTGTGTTCTTCCAATGGTGGGGAATAATTTAGTGATTTGCAAATGATATTCAAACAAACGTGACGCGATAAAGATACCAACCATAGATGCAGCTTTTGTTTGGCTCGCTACAAAAACCAGTGGgcgataaccctaaccctcagctAACACTAAAGAGAAAGGATAAACTAATGAGAGGAAAAATGACTAGCAACCACCTACTCTTTGTAGACACTACTCACCATAGAGATATGAACTTGTTACACCAGGATAGCTAACAAGATGACTATAAAAACAAGACCTATATATGGTCATGTTCCTACAGCATACCATTGTCACAACATGGTTGGTCACTGACTGAGTTTTAAGGCGGGACTTGCTGAGTGCTATTGTGTTTTGCCATTGGTCGACTTACCTCTGGGTGCCACTTGTGTCTGATGTTCTCGTAGGAGGCGGGGCTGGAGATGGAGAAGCAGATGATGAAGACGTGGGTCTGGGGGTAGGAGAGGGTCCGCAGACGGTCGTACTCCTCCTGACCGGCCGTGTCCCACAGGTTCAGGCTGATGGTCCGGCCATCCATCGTCACCTGGAGCCCGGGAAGgacacgcccacgcccacgcccacgcccacgcccacgcccacgcccacgcccacgcacacgcacacgcacacgcacacgcacacgcacacgcacacacacacacacacacacacacacacacacacacacgcaagcgcacacgcaagcacacacacacacacacacacacacacacacacacacacacacacacacacacacacacacacacagacgcaagcacagacgcaagcacacacacacacacacacacacacacacacacacacacacacacacacacatgcaaacacagacagacagacagacagacagacagacagacagacagacagacagacagacagacagacagacagacagacagacagacagacagacagacagacagacagacagagagagagacgcacaaaTACAGACCAACAAACCCACACGGACACCAGGGTTAGAAATGACAGGTGCTTCCCAAGGCCCCCAGTAACATAAAGTGTTATACTATGTAATTCACTGGAAATTATCAGAAAATGCACGAAAAGCATATTACATTTGGGCCAAA contains:
- the rhogb gene encoding ras homolog family member Gb → MQSVKCVVVGDGAVGKTCLLISYTTGAFPKEYIPTVFDNYSSQVTMDGRTISLNLWDTAGQEEYDRLRTLSYPQTHVFIICFSISSPASYENIRHKWHPEVSHHCPGVPVLLVGTKSDLRNDTETLRKLKEQNQMPVTQQQGSALAKQIHAVRYLECSALNQDGIKEVFVDAVRAFLNPQPTVAKRPCVLL